Within Bdellovibrionales bacterium, the genomic segment TCGGACGTGATCTCATTAGAGCCAATCACCTCAATATTTTCTGCGCCTGTTAAAATCGAAATTTCATCCGATGCGATCTCTATTTGTGTACCAGGACTGGCCTTTCCTGAAAGCACAGCTCGAAACTGATAAGGCCTATTCGAGGACTCAATTTTGGGCTTGTGCCAACGAATATACGATTGTGAGATATTCTGAGCTTGACTCAAAGAGCCAACGGAAAAATGAAAAAATAGAATGATAATGAACCGTAGCGACATCATGAAACCTTAGACCTCGATACGATAAAATACGTGATATCATCGTTTAAGACCGAATCCCCCCGAAAGCTCATCAATTCATTTTCAATATGCCCTACTGTATCCATCAAACTGATTTTCTTATTGCTACAATTAACAAGACATTTGATAAACGGGCGTTCTCCCCATTTCTCTCCAGTCTTGTTGGTGAGTTCGGTCACACCGTCAGTGAATAGTACAATTCGATCGTCAACTTCCAGCACAAGCTCGGCGGCTTCATAACGACCATCCCGACTTTGTCCCAATCGAGGTCCATTTACGCGATTGAGACTCCCGATATCGTTCTTGGTCAATCCCTCCTTGTTCGGCAAGAGAAAAGGCGGGTCATGACTGGCCCGAGAATATGTCAATAGCCCCGTTCGATGGTCATAAATGCCGAGAAAGAACGTCATCATGACGAGACCATTTGCCGTATCGTAAATGGCCTGGTTAAAGAGAGACATCATCTCTCCGAGAGAGAGATCTGGAAATCTTTCAATGACGCTCGCAGCACTTCTTGCAGCTGAAGTAATGAGTGCAGCTGCTACCCCATGGCCGGTGGCATCGCCAATGCAAAACAAAGTCCGATGACCCATACGAGTGTAATACCACCAATCGCCGGAGCATTCATTTGCCGGCCTGTAGAAACCTCTTATTTCAAGACCGCGGTCAACCAAGTGATCTTTTGGAAACAGCGTGGCTTGCACAAGCTGGGCTGTTTTCAATTCTCCCTCCATCCTCACCTTTTCTGCCGTCTCCATCATCAATCTCTCAATTTCCTTAGCCATACTATTAAAACCAAGCGACAGAGCTCCTACTTCGTCATTTCCCGTAATGTCGACAGACACTGCAAAGTTTCCGTTTCCGATTTCGCGTGTGGCACCTAACAATTTTTTCAGCGAAGAAGTGAGGGACAAGCTGGCAAGTACGCTGAGACAGACGGTCACACAAAACAAAAATGCCAAAAAAATGACTGACTTTAACATGATCGCCTTTACCGAATCGAGTGCGGCAGATTCACTTACTATCGATACAACGACGAGATTACCCAGACCAACACTTACCGTCGATACCAAGAGTTTTTCTCCCTTGGAGGTTTGATGTCGAAAAACCCCTTCAGGCGATTTCATCTTTTTGAGTACCACATGAATTGATTCGAGAATCTCACCTGAACTCAAATTGTAGGTTTTGACGGACGGAGACATGACCAACGAACCCGTCTGAGACACCAAATAGGTGTCCTGTATCTGGGCTGCTTCAAAAAGCCCTAGAAAATGACTGGAGTTCAGCCATGAAATCACTGCCAAGGACTCCTCTCCTTTTCCAAAGCGCAGCCCTAGGAGCCATTTTGATTTACCGGGCATTTGGGAAACCGCAATTTCATTTTCAAAAACTGAGGAGCTGAGGATCTTGCTCGCCGCTTTTATTTTCTCGAATTCATCGACCTCAACGGAGTTGTTTTTGAGAAAGGATTCTATTTGGAATTGACCAAGGCTGTCCTTTCGAGAAAGAACCAAAATGGCATCGAATTGATTTTCCTTTTGGTAATTGGATTCAGAAAGTCGATTGAAACCATTTTTATGAGGATCAAATCCACTCATCAAAAACTTTACTCTATCGGAGAGAAAATTCATTTCTGCTCTGATTTGCAGGGCCGCTGACCTTGAGTAAGCCAGATTTGAATCCAAGACATAAGCTATCTTGTCTCTCTCAAATTCCCTCAGAACTGTGAGTCCATAAGCGACGAGCATTGCTCCAGTGAGAGCCACCAAGAGTAAGGTGAGCTTATATTTGAGCGACAGGTCTCTCAGCCATTTCATTAAAATTTATCGGCAAATCGGAGCGCATTCTCCTGGTCCAGATCTGGCTAATTGATTAAATGCACAGATGAAAAATGACGATTCATGAGAATTCCTTCACAGTGAAAGGATGGTTTCTTTGCGACTAGACCCAAAATTCAATTTCTTAGATCGCATGGCAATTTGGGGAGGGCTTTTTGGTGCCATCCTCACTGGAATGCTCCTGTGGCAGGGAGATTATATTGTGCGCTATTTCCTGATGAAAAATCATGACCAAGTTGAAATCGGCAGGATTTTGAAATTGAAAGGTGATGTGAGGCGAAGACTGGACCAAAGCCTCAATTGGTATCCAACAAACCAAAGTGAATGGCTCTTCGACGGAGATAAAATCTTTACTGGTCCAAATTCAGACATTGAAATAAAAATTGGTTCGACTTCGGTTCTAAATCTAGAATCAAACAGCCTCGTCACCTTGCGCACTCAAGGCAATGAGTTGCTTCTCGATCTAAAATTGGGTTCCCTGTCAACTTCGTCCCATTCCAAGCAAACGATTCGACTACTACACAAAAATGAAGTCACAATAATTCGGACCACCGACACCTCTTCTGAGATTCACATCGAAAAATCAAAGGACGGAGATTTGAGTATAATCAGCAATACACAAGAAGGAGAGATCGAAGTCGAAGTGGCGGGACAGAAGTCTCGTCTAAAGAGTTTTCAATCCCTAAAAATTGAAAAGGAGGAGGATAGATCTACATTCGACCCTAGCCAGCCTACCGAAGTTGTTTCGACGACCCCACTCTCTGCTCGGTGGGCGAGGGACGTCGATTCAAATAATCCTTCTAAAAATTCTGACTCCATCCAAAAAATTACTCTGAGATTCAATTCTCATATCGATTTTCGAAAACCCGCGAGCGTTCAGAGCGGTATTGTTGAATATCCAAAGTTATCTTGGGAGCCTCTTTTCGGAGTTACCAATTATGTTTTGGAATTGAGCACCAATCGAGAATTCTCAGATCCCCTCCAAATCGCCCAAGCTCTGAAAGATCACGAATTCATTTGGACAAAAGTGAGACCTGGGCACTACTTCTGGCGGGTCAAAGCGCTGGGTTCTAACGAAAGTATTTTAGATACCAGTCCAATTAAGGAGCTCATCGTACAGCTTTCTCCACCTGAGCTAGATCCTATCAAATTAAGTGACGAGAGCACTGATCTCATCTCAAAATTAAATCAGGAAAAAAATATCCCTATTAGCTGGGCCAAAACTCCCATGGCAAGTGGCTATCGCATTATCTTGGGTGAAAGAAGCATATTAACCAGAAGAAGCGATTTCTTTCTGCCCCTGCCCCCAAATCAAGAACGGGAAGTTAAAATAGCTGCTGTCGATGAAAGCGGAACTGTTATCAGTGATTTTTCGACGAAACGTCTCTATTACCGGCGCAGTCTTCTCTTAAAGCCCCCTGTGCTTCTGCGACCTGCACCTGGAACAATTCTGCTCTCCTTTGACCCACAGCAAGCAACTCCTCTTCTCTTTTCCTGGAAGAAAGTTCCACAAGTAGAAGAATACGAGATTCAGATGGCCCGAGATCCACTGTTTGAGAAGATCATCTTTACCACAAAGACAATGACAAACAGGCTGATTTTCAACGGCATCCTGTCTGAAAGTGAAACCTATTGGCGCATAAGATCTCTGTTTGAAGCAAATGTCTCAAACTGGTCTGAAACGAACAGTTTTCAGGTTCAAGGATCGCTCTCAGAAGGCATTTAGAGTCAATCTAAAATCAGAATTGGATATGGAAATCTCAATAGGATTCAATTTATTCAAGAAAACTTCACCGTGTTTACGTCTTCTCCAAAATGGTCTTTGGTCCGATAAATTAATATGTTTAGAGTTTGGATCGCCTTCTTTTTATTTCCACTCTTTGTTTTCGGCTGCAGCGCCAACAAAGAAATTGCAGGCTTTTTGGGTGACGCCGCGCCAACGACCGAGCCGACAACCGGGCCGACTCCCGTGATTTTGGGAAACTTTGCAATTACAGGAGTCTCCGGCGGAACTGATGTGACAAAAGATGCTTGGCTCAATGGCAACAGTGCCAATCCTTCCATCTCTTGGACTACTTCCTCAAACGCCTCGTCGTATGACATCACCGTTTATGAATACGATGGCAGCACGACCAAATGTAGCTTGGTCAGCGTTTCGACTCTAAATAATGACTTTACCTCCTGCGGTCTGACAGACCAAACTTCCTACAAAATAAAAGTCACAGCCAAGACGTCAGGAGCTTCAATAAAGCAAGCAGATAATAATTTCTATATCTTCACATATTATTCTTTACCGGCAGGAGATAATAGCGTCTTTTCTCCTGCGACAGTTCCCGGAAATATCGAGGCAACATTTGATACAGCCTCGGTTGAATTGGGAATGAAGTTTCGGTCAGATATCGATGGCTATATTCTTGGTGTGAGATTTTACAAAGGAATAAATAACACTGGAGTTCACAGCGGCACTCTCTGGAATAGCACAGGAACTGCGCTCGCCACTGTGACCTTCACGGGAGAATCCGGCTCGGGTTGGCAACAGCAGCTATTCTCCAGTCCTGTGGCTATTTCAGCTAATACGACCTATGTCATCTCCTATCATGCCCCTGTTGGTCTATATTCTTATGACCTCAACTACTTTACTTCTGATGTCGCAAATTCTCCCTTGCGGGGGCTCGCAGATGGATTCGATGGAGACAATGGACTCTTTTTCTACGATCCCTCTCCGGTTTTTCCGACCAACACTTTCAATAAAGGCAATTACTATGTCGATGTTGTTTTCGGTCTGCCTTTCAACGCAGCTCCACTGCCTTTTTCGATCACCGGAATCACGGGAGGCACTGACCTTGTTCCTGACGATCAACATCAAGACGCAGTCGCAGGCCCAATCTTGAACTGGGCTGATACCTTGGGTGAGACTTCCTACGACGTCGCTATTTTTGCTGACGATGGAACAACCGTGATCTGTGCCACGGTGAATGTTGCTGCGGATGCCACTCAATATAATTTTGATTCTTGCAGTCTGCCTCGAAATACCTACTACAAAGCCAAAGTTCTGGCGATTGATGCGGCTGGAGCCACCAAAATGGCGACCAATGGTTTGTATCGATTCTTCGCGCCACCCTGAGACTCTTTCCCACCAGGTATTGGAAAATATGAACCAGTCGCGGTCTTGCAGGATCAATGATCAACGACATATGGATCAATGCTCTGCGAGTTGAAATTCATTTGAATTTCGGTGTAGTGTCCCCCACTCAATTTTATGTTCTCAATAAAAAGGGGGTAGACCATGGACAAAGCCTATAAACTCGTTTTACTTCGTCACGGTGAAAGCACTTGGAACAGCGAAAACCGTTTTACGGGATGGACCGACGTAGACCTCTCTGAAAAAGGTCGGGTTGAAGCCAAACAGGCTGGCCAGCTTCTCAAGAGCGAAAAATATGAGTTTGATTTTGTATTCACTTCAGTTCTGAAGAGAGCCATTCGCACTCTATGGACCGTGCTCGATGACACCGATCAAATGTGGCTCCCCGTTGTCAAGAGTTGGCGTCTGAATGAGCGTCACTACGGCAGCCTACAAGGACTCAATGTGGATCCCTACGCCTGACCCAAGGACAATAAAATGGTGACCAATGGTTTGTATCAATTCTTTGCTCCACCCTGGCCCCAGGTATGAGAAAATGGGAATTGGTATGGCGTCCTGATCTGGTCAGGTTCAATCCCGAAAACTGAAAGCCAGGAACTTAAACACAAAATTTGGGAACTTAATTCTCAATCAGCGAACGGACACAATCAATCACTCAATTCAAAATGAACCCTACTGGCCATGGACCAAACAATTTTGCGGACATGGTTGATCAAGTCTTGATCGATTTCTAGGTTTGGCACTTCGCTTCTTGCAGCCGCGTTCAAAGAAAGTTTATCCAAAGCCATTTTTAGCTCTGCTATCTTTAGTAGCAAATCCCGTGTGATTTCTCGCAGTGCTGGATGACCTTGCAGAATAGCTAATTTTTCCTCAAAGGCTCTCGCATACTTATACATCTGGTTTATTTTGTAAAAATTGAAACCTGACATCTCAATGATCTGCAATTGAGGTGGGAATGTCGAAACCGCGTACGTATAAAGTTCCTCCGCGCTGACGTCCCTGAATCTAATTCTTAAAATAGGATACCTATCAAGGGTCTTCAGAGATAAATGCGACAATTCATGTTCAATAATGGGAGATCGCCCATACGTCTCCAAATCCTGTATAGCACTCCTTCCAACAACTATCCTATAGCGATCACCAGAAAGACTCTCAATGTATCCGCCTTGGCTTTGCGAGTCTAGGTTTGAATTGACTTCAATGCGAGTATCTCGATCCTTCTTGATGGTCTCGTAAGCTGGGTCGGTGGGGCCTTTCAAGGTATCAAGAACATTTTGAACAGACCATGTCGCCCTTACCATACCTGTATCAAATGAAATCCCAGGAACACTTTCGATAATTGATACAGATTGACGGCATCCAGCTGCATCTGCCCCAGATGGACCCTGAAATGCAGCAACATTTAAAATAAAAAAAGACATGATCTTGCGGGCCATCATGTTAATATCCAGTGCAAACCAAGCGCCATTAGCCAGTCCTCGTTTTTATTGCCAAAACCATCAATACTTGTCCAAGCTTCGGTTCAAAACTGACAATTAATGGCCCACCCGCTCTACTCAAAAGTTAGAGAGCCCCAGAATCAATGCTCTGCGAGTTGAACTGTATACTATTTTAGGTGTACTGTTCCGCGCTCCAAAATATATATTCTCGATAAGGGGAGGTAAACCATGGACACCACCTGTAAACTCGTTTTGCTTCGTCACGGTGAAAGCACTTGGAACAGCGAAAACCGCTTTACGGGATGGACCGACGTAGACCTCTCCGAAAAAGGTCGGGTTGAGGCCAAACAAGCTGGACAGCTTCTCAAGAGCCAAAAATATGAGTTCGATTTTGTATTCACCTCAGTGCTGAAGAGAGCGATTCGCACTCTATGGACCGTGCTAGATGAAACCGATCAAATGTGGCTCCCCGTTGTCAAGAGTTGGCGTCTGAATGAACGTCACTACGGCAGCCTCCAGGGACTCAATAAGATCGAAACGACCGAAAAATATGGAGAGAATCAAGTTTTTACTTGGAGAAGGAGCTTTGATATCCCTCCCGATGCCTTGGTTCCCTCGGACCCCAGACACCCCTCTCAAGATCGCCGATACAAAGACGTTGATCAAAAGGATTTACCGGCCACAGAAGCTCTCAAAAACTGCCAAGACAGGGTCCTGCCTTTTTGGAATTCAGAAATCGCCCCAGCTATCAAAAGTGGGAAAAGAGTTCTCGTCGTGGCACACGGAAACAGCCTTCGAGCTCTGGTTAAACACCTCGACAAAGTCTCTGATGAGGCAATAGCCGATTTGAATATTCCAACGGGCATTCCCCTTGTTTACGAGCTAGACAAAGGTCTTAAGCCACTGAGGCACTATTACCTCGGAGATCCCGAAGCAGCCGAAAAGGCCGCCAAAGCCGTTGCCAATCAGTTCAAAAATAAAAAATGCGGAGTGTACGTGTCAAATCGGGTGGCGTAGGTGTCTTTGGGCGGGTGGAGCCGTACGCCCCTGACCCAAAGACAAAATGGTGACCAAAATAGCGAAAGACACCAAAGTAAGCCAAAATACACCCGCCGCCCCCCAGTTTTCAATTTATTTGGCCAAGCGTCGTCGGCGCAGCACCAAAGATAAACTTTTTTTAAAGGAGGGGGTTGTCCCGATTTGGTGGGTCATGTTATTCCTCCTTCTGTAAGTAGAACGGCTTCTAAATGACAGTCCTGGCAATGGTTGCCTTGGTCCTCTTTAGTGGCGCACCCGGCATTAATGGAGGCTTTATGGGTAAAAAACTCTACGTTGGCAATCTTTCTTATTCAACAACTGACCAGGAGTTGGCTGATCTTTTTTCTCAGTGTGGAAATGTTGATTCTGCTCGTGTGATTATGGATCGTGATTCTGGTCGCAGCAAGGGTTTTGGGTTTGTCGAAATGTCTAGCGACAATGAAGCAAATTCGGCCATCGAGAAGCTGAATGGATCTGACTTCGGCGGACGCAATTTGACTGTTAACGAAGCTCGTCCTCAAGCTCTCCGCAGCGGCGGTGGTGGCGGCGGTGGCGGTTATGGAGGCGGCGGCGGACGCGGTGGACGCGGCGGCGGTGGTGGCGGTGGACGCTACTAAATCTTGACCAAATTGATTGTTTAATTCGTAAACCCCAGAGTCATCTGGGGTTTTTTATTCCAATTCATTCGAGATTTTTTTGTCTAGTTGGAAATTGAATCTATTCCAAGTGTCTTATCTGCACGAATTTGGAAATGCAGCTCCACTTTATCAGCAACACTTGCCAAAATACCCATGCCTAGCTTTGGGGGAGATATTCCGAGTTCGGTAAATTTCCTTGTGACCGATCCGTTTGCAATATGGATCTTATTTTTAGAATCCAAAGTGACGTTTGCTGACACGGGATATGAGGAGCCGCCAATATCCAAATTCCCGTCTAACAAAAAGACCTTTTTATCCAACAAGGCCTGCCACTCTGACTTGGAACGTCCTGAAGTTTTGAAGCTAATTTGCGGGAAACTCTCTGCCTTAAGAATTTTTTGAACGTCTTTATCTCGTTCGCTTTCACCCGATTCAAAGCCGCGGGCCTGAACCTGCATCTCGAAATGATACTTTTCGTCAACTTCAGGAACAATCTGCGTAGACACCTGGCAATTATATCCGACAACATTAACGCGATGTATCATCAGGATTTTCTTTTTTGTTTTATAGGCCACACAGTGGGAGGCGTCATCAAAAAGAGAATCATTTGCCAGCGCAAGTTCCGATCCAATACTAAGAGTGGATACTGTGGCCCAAATAAGCTGTACTTTGATCAGGATATCTAACACAGACTACTCCTCAGGATTTCTCAGCGCAATAATGGCTATTGGACATTTTTAGATTCAAGCTTTTTGCTATCCACTTTTTGTTGCGCTTCTATGTCGTGTTTACGTGACGCCATTGCAGCATCACAAATATCGATTTTTTCGCTGTACTCATCTTCACGCTTTTGCAAGATCTGTTTGTATTCCTGAAAACGCTTGATTCGATCTTTGATAAATTCCTCGGATACCGCGACAATTTTTTTCTTTTCATCAATGCCGACTTCATACTCAGCTTCTTTGTCGGACACGCGGTCCATGGGTTCGGTCCAAATTAATTTCCCATCGCCCCCATAGGCTTTTGAGGTCAGTTTTATTCTGCACTGTTTTAAAACCCCATAGAGTCCCTCTGAACCGAATTTTCGGTTTCCATAAACACGATCTTCGGTTTCAAAAACTTCGTTTTGCAAGCGACGCAGTTGACGACAAGGTTCCCATCTTTTACTCCAATTTGTTCCTCTCCGCCGACGGAGGAGTTATTCTCAATCTCCGTGTCAATTTTTCTTGCACGATTTGGGTTGCTTGCACAACCAAATACCAAACAACAGGAAGCGAGAGACAGGATAATAAAACGCAAATTCGTCATTGAATTCCCCTTCATATTTTTCCATTTATTCGAATTCCCCAGTCTCACATGGTACCCTAGCCTAAAAATACTGGGAAAGTTCTTTTTCCCTATAATACCAAGCATAATTTACTTGAGCTTTTTCTGTTTAAAGTTAATCTTGAAAGCGTGCCCAGGCACTAATTTTCTCATCATTTGCATTGAGAACAGCTACAGACACTGTGACGCCTGCCCCTACCCAGGCGGCTGGGGGTGATATTTGAGTCCTCTATCTCTAAGTCTACAAAACCAGAAGTTTTTTTTCCAAGCGGGAAAGACACTTGATCTCAATTTTCGTCAAGAACAACTTAAAAAAATGGAAAGAGTTCTGATTGCCAATGAAAACCGTCTGCTAAAATCTTTGCATCTCGATTTAAAGAAGTCCGAAACCGAAGCCTGGTCCTCGGAACTCGCAGTGATCCTGAAAGAACTCCGATTTGCCCAATCAAAATTACGATCTTGGGCTCGGCCTCGAAGAGTTGCCATCAGTCCGTTTCTTCAACCAGGGAGGGGATATGTCCATGCC encodes:
- the gpmA gene encoding 2,3-diphosphoglycerate-dependent phosphoglycerate mutase, translating into MDTTCKLVLLRHGESTWNSENRFTGWTDVDLSEKGRVEAKQAGQLLKSQKYEFDFVFTSVLKRAIRTLWTVLDETDQMWLPVVKSWRLNERHYGSLQGLNKIETTEKYGENQVFTWRRSFDIPPDALVPSDPRHPSQDRRYKDVDQKDLPATEALKNCQDRVLPFWNSEIAPAIKSGKRVLVVAHGNSLRALVKHLDKVSDEAIADLNIPTGIPLVYELDKGLKPLRHYYLGDPEAAEKAAKAVANQFKNKKCGVYVSNRVA
- a CDS encoding SpoIIE family protein phosphatase, which gives rise to MKWLRDLSLKYKLTLLLVALTGAMLVAYGLTVLREFERDKIAYVLDSNLAYSRSAALQIRAEMNFLSDRVKFLMSGFDPHKNGFNRLSESNYQKENQFDAILVLSRKDSLGQFQIESFLKNNSVEVDEFEKIKAASKILSSSVFENEIAVSQMPGKSKWLLGLRFGKGEESLAVISWLNSSHFLGLFEAAQIQDTYLVSQTGSLVMSPSVKTYNLSSGEILESIHVVLKKMKSPEGVFRHQTSKGEKLLVSTVSVGLGNLVVVSIVSESAALDSVKAIMLKSVIFLAFLFCVTVCLSVLASLSLTSSLKKLLGATREIGNGNFAVSVDITGNDEVGALSLGFNSMAKEIERLMMETAEKVRMEGELKTAQLVQATLFPKDHLVDRGLEIRGFYRPANECSGDWWYYTRMGHRTLFCIGDATGHGVAAALITSAARSAASVIERFPDLSLGEMMSLFNQAIYDTANGLVMMTFFLGIYDHRTGLLTYSRASHDPPFLLPNKEGLTKNDIGSLNRVNGPRLGQSRDGRYEAAELVLEVDDRIVLFTDGVTELTNKTGEKWGERPFIKCLVNCSNKKISLMDTVGHIENELMSFRGDSVLNDDITYFIVSRSKVS
- a CDS encoding YceI family protein is translated as MLDILIKVQLIWATVSTLSIGSELALANDSLFDDASHCVAYKTKKKILMIHRVNVVGYNCQVSTQIVPEVDEKYHFEMQVQARGFESGESERDKDVQKILKAESFPQISFKTSGRSKSEWQALLDKKVFLLDGNLDIGGSSYPVSANVTLDSKNKIHIANGSVTRKFTELGISPPKLGMGILASVADKVELHFQIRADKTLGIDSISN
- a CDS encoding RNA-binding protein produces the protein MGKKLYVGNLSYSTTDQELADLFSQCGNVDSARVIMDRDSGRSKGFGFVEMSSDNEANSAIEKLNGSDFGGRNLTVNEARPQALRSGGGGGGGGYGGGGGRGGRGGGGGGGRY
- a CDS encoding DUF4082 domain-containing protein; the encoded protein is MFRVWIAFFLFPLFVFGCSANKEIAGFLGDAAPTTEPTTGPTPVILGNFAITGVSGGTDVTKDAWLNGNSANPSISWTTSSNASSYDITVYEYDGSTTKCSLVSVSTLNNDFTSCGLTDQTSYKIKVTAKTSGASIKQADNNFYIFTYYSLPAGDNSVFSPATVPGNIEATFDTASVELGMKFRSDIDGYILGVRFYKGINNTGVHSGTLWNSTGTALATVTFTGESGSGWQQQLFSSPVAISANTTYVISYHAPVGLYSYDLNYFTSDVANSPLRGLADGFDGDNGLFFYDPSPVFPTNTFNKGNYYVDVVFGLPFNAAPLPFSITGITGGTDLVPDDQHQDAVAGPILNWADTLGETSYDVAIFADDGTTVICATVNVAADATQYNFDSCSLPRNTYYKAKVLAIDAAGATKMATNGLYRFFAPP